From Candidatus Eisenbacteria bacterium, one genomic window encodes:
- a CDS encoding DUF362 domain-containing protein, giving the protein MAKPIVAALKARPETILDDIRRLMDLARVREVLDPSKTTILKDNISWHFPFPGANTTPWQLEGTILALRAAGFEDQVCVQNKTVVTNAFKGEDLNHYVPLFHEYKVPVLYNFKPEDMKWVVYRPKAPMLVLDRIYPEGITVPDYFFGKNIVHLPTVKCHIYTTTTGAMKNAFGGLLNTKRHYTHSWIHQTLVDLLAIQKEIHSGIFAVMDGTTAGNGPGPRTMFPEIKNWMLASADQVAIDALAARMMGFDPMSIDYIRIAHEKGLGCGDLRDVEIVGDGALAESWGFQVGDNGASRVGDLLWFGPLKRFQNFFFRTPLVNAFILGSEVYHDYYRWPARDRKVFERWRETTPWGRLFDEYARRGSPAVGQGAR; this is encoded by the coding sequence ATGGCCAAGCCCATCGTCGCCGCGTTGAAAGCGCGCCCCGAGACGATCCTCGACGACATCCGGCGTCTGATGGACCTCGCGCGCGTGCGTGAGGTTCTGGACCCATCGAAGACCACCATCCTGAAGGACAACATCTCCTGGCACTTCCCCTTTCCGGGCGCCAACACGACCCCGTGGCAGCTCGAGGGGACGATCCTCGCGCTCCGCGCGGCGGGATTCGAGGATCAGGTCTGCGTCCAGAACAAGACGGTCGTCACCAACGCGTTCAAGGGAGAGGATCTCAACCACTACGTTCCCCTCTTCCACGAGTACAAGGTCCCCGTCCTCTACAACTTCAAGCCCGAGGACATGAAGTGGGTCGTCTATAGGCCGAAGGCGCCGATGCTCGTCCTGGACCGCATCTATCCCGAGGGGATCACGGTTCCGGACTACTTCTTCGGCAAGAACATCGTTCATCTGCCGACGGTAAAGTGCCACATCTACACGACGACGACAGGCGCAATGAAGAACGCCTTCGGCGGACTCCTCAACACCAAGCGCCACTACACCCACTCCTGGATCCATCAGACTCTCGTCGATCTTCTCGCCATCCAGAAAGAGATCCACTCGGGCATCTTCGCCGTCATGGATGGAACCACGGCGGGAAACGGGCCGGGGCCGCGCACCATGTTCCCGGAGATCAAGAATTGGATGCTCGCTTCCGCGGATCAGGTCGCGATCGACGCTCTCGCCGCGCGGATGATGGGGTTCGATCCGATGTCGATCGACTACATCCGGATCGCGCACGAGAAGGGGCTCGGCTGCGGCGACCTGCGGGACGTCGAGATTGTCGGCGACGGCGCCTTGGCCGAGTCGTGGGGATTCCAGGTCGGAGACAACGGCGCGAGCCGCGTGGGCGACCTGCTCTGGTTCGGGCCGCTGAAGCGTTTCCAGAACTTCTTCTTCCGCACGCCCTTGGTGAATGCCTTCATCCTGGGCAGCGAAGTCTATCACGACTACTACCGCTGGCCGGCGCGCGATCGGAAGGTCTTCGAGCGGTGGCGCGAGACCACCCCGTGGGGACGCCTGTTCGACGAGTACGCGCGGCGCGGCTCTCCCGCGGTGGGCCAGGGCGCGCGCTAG
- a CDS encoding DMT family transporter, whose product MGEAFALGCAVFWAFAVILLKRSGETVSPVALNLFRVTFSLPLLLATTLIVRGPDLPPVPPRDYLVLVASGILGIVIADTLFHKSLNMVGAGVTAIIDTFYSPITVLLAFLTLGERIGARDLVGMCLIMGAVLLSATLTPPPDRSRKHLIEGVALGILGLCFLALGIVVAKPVLGRWPVLWVATVRQAGSAAVLLAFAIASARRREYLGVWRPTHVWRRMVPATVLGSYLSLMLWIGGMKYTLASIAAILNQSSTVFILILSVILLHERLTKRKIAATLLALVGVLLVSLR is encoded by the coding sequence GTGGGGGAAGCCTTCGCTCTGGGGTGCGCGGTATTCTGGGCCTTCGCGGTGATTCTGCTGAAGCGCTCGGGCGAGACGGTCTCCCCCGTTGCCCTGAACCTCTTCCGCGTGACTTTCAGCCTGCCCCTGCTCCTGGCCACGACTCTGATCGTGCGGGGGCCCGACCTGCCGCCGGTTCCCCCCCGCGACTACCTGGTTCTCGTGGCGAGCGGCATTCTGGGGATCGTGATCGCCGACACGCTCTTTCACAAGAGTCTGAACATGGTCGGCGCCGGAGTCACCGCGATCATCGATACCTTCTATTCGCCGATCACGGTTCTCCTGGCATTCCTGACGCTCGGCGAGCGGATCGGCGCGCGCGACCTTGTCGGGATGTGCCTGATCATGGGCGCGGTCCTCTTATCGGCCACTCTCACACCCCCGCCGGATCGCTCGCGCAAGCATCTGATCGAGGGAGTCGCGCTGGGCATCCTCGGTCTCTGCTTTCTCGCCCTGGGAATCGTGGTCGCCAAACCGGTGCTCGGGCGCTGGCCGGTTCTCTGGGTCGCGACCGTGAGACAGGCGGGCAGCGCCGCCGTCCTCCTCGCGTTCGCGATCGCCTCCGCGCGCAGAAGGGAGTACCTGGGGGTGTGGCGGCCGACGCATGTCTGGCGGCGCATGGTCCCGGCGACCGTCCTCGGCTCGTATCTGTCGCTGATGCTATGGATCGGGGGCATGAAGTACACGCTGGCGAGCATCGCGGCCATCCTGAACCAGTCCTCGACAGTCTTCATCCTGATCCTGTCGGTCATCTTGCTCCACGAGCGGCTCACGAAGCGGAAGATCGCCGCGACCCTTCTGGCCCTTGTCGGAGTGCTCCTTGTCAGCCTCCGCTAG